The Streptomyces lienomycini sequence CCGTGAAGGGCCGCAGCACCCGGCAGCGGGCCGCCGTGTCGGCTGCCCTCCAGGAGGTCGAGGAGTTCCGCAGCGCGCAGGAGCTCCACGACATGCTCAAGCACAAGGGCGACTCGGTCGGGCTCACCACGGTCTACCGCACCCTGCAGTCCCTCGCCGACGCCGGCGAGGTCGACGTCCTGCGCACCGCCGACGGCGAGTCCGTCTACCGCCGCTGCTCCACCGGAGACCACCACCACCACCTGGTCTGCCGCGCCTGCGGCAAGGCGGTCGAGGTGGAGGGCCCCGCGGTGGAGAAGTGGGCCGAGGCCATCGCCGCGGAGCACGGCTACGTCAACGTCGCCCACACCGTGGAGATCTTCGGCACCTGCGCGGACTGCGCGGGGGCCTCCGGCGGTTGAGCGGGGTGGGGCCGGGGCTGCCGCCCCGGGCCCCTGTATCGGCCTGAACGGCCTCGTCCTCAACTCACTGGGTACTGCGGCCCTCCATGGCCAGAAGCTCCTCGTTGGGGATGGCGCCGCCGAAGCGGCGGTCCCGGGAGGCGAACTCCAGGCAGGCCCGCCACAGGTCGCGCCGGTCGAAGTCCGGCCACAGGACGTCCTGGAAGACCATCTCGGCGTACGCGCTCTGCCAGAGCAGGTAGTTGGACGTCCGCTGCTCCCCGCTCGGCCGCAGGAACAGGTCCACGTCCGGCATGTCCGGGTAGTACAGGTACTTCGCGAGCGTCTTCTCGTTCACCTTCGACGGGTCGAGCCTCCCGGCCCGCACGTCCTCGGCGAGGGCCTGCGCCGCGTCGGCGATCTCGGCCCGCCCGCCGTAGTTCATGCAGAAGTACAGCGTGAGCCTGTCGTTGTCCTTGGTCTGCTCCTGAGCGACCTGCAGCTCCTTGGCCACCGACTTCCACAGCTTGGGCATCCGCCCCGCCCAGCGCACCCGCACCCCGAGGTCGTCGAGGGTGTCGCGGGACTTGCGGATGAAGTCGCGGTTGAAGTTCATCAGGAAGCGCACCTCGTCCGGCGAGCGCTTCCAGTTCTCGGTGGAGAAGGCGTACAGGGAGATGTTCCCTACGCCCATCTCGATCCCGCCCTGAAGCACGTCCATGACCTGCTCGGCACCGACCTTGTGCCCCTCGGTGCGCGGCAGCCCGCGCTCCTTGGCCCAGCGCCCGTTGCCGTCCATGACGATCGCCACATGCTCCGGAACCAGCTCACCGAGCTTCGGCGGACGCGCGCCGGACGGGTGCGGCTCCGGCGTCCTGTACTCCCGGCGCTGCCGCCCCAGGATCCCGCGTACGGCCATGTGTCTCTCGTCTCCTCGTACTGTGCTTTCTAGGACTTCTCGACGTACCGCAGGGAGCGCAGCCCGCGCTCCAGGTGCCAGTGCAGGTACGCGGACACCAGCCCGCTCCCCTCCCGGACGTACCGCGACTCGCACGCGTCCGCCGTCCCCCAGTCCCCCGCGAGCAGCGCGCCGAGCAGGTCCAGGGCCTGCGGCGAGGGTACGACGCTGCCGGGCACCCGGCAGTCGACGCAGACGGAGCCGCCCGAGCCGACCGAGAAGAACCGGTTCGGACCGGGCATGCCGCACTTCGCGCAGTCCCCGAAGGTCGGGGCGTACCCGTTGACGGCCAGCGAGCGCAGCAGGAACGCGTCGAGAACGAGGGTGGGCGCGTGCTCGCCCCGGGCGAGGGTCCGGAGCGCGCCGACCAGCAGCAGGTACTGCTGCACCGCCGGCTCCCCCTCGTGGTCGGTGAACCGCTCGGCCGTCTCCAGCATGGCGGTCCCCGCGGTGTAGCGGGGATAGTCGGTGACGATCCCGCCGCCGTACGGCGCGATCGTCTCGCTCTGCGTGCACAGCGGCAGCCCGCGCCCGACCAGCTCGCTGCTTTTCGAGAAGAACTGCACGTCCACGTGCGAGAACGGCTCCAGCCGCGCCCCGAACTTCGACTTCGTGCGCCGCACCCCGCGCGCCACGGCGCGTACCCGCCCGTGACCGCGTGTGAGCAACGTGATGATCCGGTCCGCCTCACCCAGCTTCTGGGTGCGCAGCACGATGCCGTCGTCGCGGAACAGACTCATGCCGCCCATTCTCGCGCATGCTTCAAGGCACCTCGCCCCGGCTCCGGGCGTTCGTGTACGCCATCGCCGCGCTCAGCCGCTCGGACGGGGTGGCGTGACGTACGTCACCCGGCTCGGCGTCCCACTCCCGGCCGCCTCCGTACGGCCGCATCTGCACGTACGGCCCCTCGTGCCCTATGACGACGCCGACGCGCCCGCTGCGGAGGTCCACGGCGTAGGTGCCGACGGGCGGCGTCGTCATCATCGAAGCGCCGCCGCGAGTCGCCGCGCGGTCTCGACGGAACACCGCCCCCATTCGACGAGCGGGCAGGGCGCCTCCCGCGCGAGACTCACCGGGTCGAGCCCGAGTGGGGGAAGAATAATTCCCGTCTCCGCGAGCGCCGCGCGCAATTCTTTCACCGTGTCCTCCGCTCCTTCGACGCAGAGCGCCGAGTGCCGTGCTTCCACCGTGTTCCCTTCCCTTTACGGTTTCACTCTTCGTGTCCCCAGAATGCCGCGACGTGCCTACACTCGGCCGGAGTATGCGCACGACAAGTGCGGTTCAGCACATGGGGGTTGGTTATGGCCAATGGTTCACGGCAGGCTGCGTGGGAGTTCTTCTGAACAGAACTGAAACGGCGGCGGGAAGACACCGGAATCACCCAAGTCGGGCTGCGCAAAAGGGCATTCGCCCTCAGGGGCTACATCGGCCAGTTCGAACAGGCAATTCGGAAACCGCAACTGGATGTGGCACAGCGGATTGACGACTCACCGCAAACCGGTGGCGCACTCGCGAGCAATCCGTTCGCTGCCGGCGCACACCCGCAGACGGGCAAGCGCGCGGATGCGACTTGGCCAACGCATGCTGGCGCAAGAACAGCTACAGCGGCGGGAGCGGCGGCGAGGAGTGCCTCGAAGTCACCGACGGTCACCGGCGGCGTGCCCGTCCGGGACAGCAGAGTGAACGGTGGACCCGTGATCGTCGTCGGGTCGGCGGCCTGGACGGAGTTCGTACGCACCGTGGGGCCACTCGCTTCCTTGCCAGTGTCGTGCCTCCACGACCCGAGTAAAGGGCGCTCCGCTGACGCTCCGCGTCGGCTCCGCCGATGGCCCTGCGGGCCACCCTTGACTCGGCTCGCTCCAGCACGAGGGAGAAGCGAGCGAGCGGCCCGGAAAACGGGTGACCGACGCACGCCGGTCCCCCGGGCCGGCCACCCAGTCCCCGGCACGAGGAACGCACCAGCACCTCGCATGCACGCCACGCCGCCTCAGCGGCCAACGGCCAGTGGGCAGCCTGCCAAGACGAGGCGGCCGTCCGCGGGCAGGCAGGCGGCCACGGACAGTCGACCGACTGTAGCCGGGCGGCCGCGAGCGGTTGCGTCCTGCGAAGCGCGAGAACACCGCCCCCCCCGGGACCCCTCCCAAAAACCGAGGACAAAATCGCGATTCTGTCCTCGGTTTTCGACAGGCCCCCCGCCCCCCCATACGACCAATCACCCCCACCGGGCGGCAGACGCTGAACCCACCACGCACCACCCACCCACCCACCCACCAGCAGCGGCACCCACCTACCCACCCACCCACCCACCGGGCGGCAGACGCCCACCCACCGGGTGGCAGACGCTAAGCCCGCCCGGCGTGCTGGCGAGACGCGGACGCGCCCCTCACACCGGGCGACCGGCAAACCGACGTCGGGGACCGACGTACCCGGGACACCCACCCTCCCCCGGCCGCCCGCACGCTTCTCACCCGTGCTGGAGCGAGCCGAGTCAAGGGTGACCCGAAGGGTCATCGCCGAAGGCGACGCGCAGCGACAGCGGAGCGCCCTTGACGCGGATCGCGGAAGCACGACACTGACCAAGAAGCGGGCGGCCCCACAGCCACTCCTCCAACTCCCTGAGCACCCACCACGACTCACGACGAGGCCCCCCATGCGCATGATCTCCGCCGTACTCTTCGACGTCGACGGCGTCCTGCTGGACTCGGCGGCAGCTCACCGCAGGGTGTGGAACTCCTGGGCGCTGTCGCGGGGGCTGGACGCCGAGAAGGTGTGGCGGCTCACCTTCGGCCGGCGCCCGGAGGACACCGTGAAGGATGCCGCGGCCCACCTCGACCCGGCAGCCGAACGGCAGTCGCTCGACGAGCTGTTGGCCAAGGAGAGGGACGGCATCTTGCCGGTCGGCGGAGCCGTGAGGCTGCTGCGGGCCCTGTCCGGGCGAGCCTGGGCGATCGTGACCTCTGGCGACCGGGCCTTCGTGGAGGCCCGTTTCGCGGCGACCGGGCTCCCTCTGCCCGCCGTACGGGTCTACGGCAGCGACGTCGAACAGGCGAAGCCCGCCCCGGACTGTTTCGCGCTGGCCGCCTCCCGCCTCGGTGTGGACCCGTCGGCGTGCGTGGTCGTGGAGGACGCACCGGCGGGCATATGTGCGGCGGTGGCGGCGGGGTGCACCGTGATCGGTCTGACGACGACCCACACGGCAGTGGCACTCAGCCGGGCCCACATGTGCGCGGTGTCTCTCGACGAGGTGCGCGAACTACTGCTTGCCCGAGGGTTTTTGAACACGCCGTGATCAATGTCCTGCCAGGTACGCCACCGCGGTCGCCGGACCTCGACAACACACTGGTCGGGGATGACCCTGAGACGCGTACGTGGGGCAAACCCCCGTGGTTTTCAGGTAGTTGCCCGGATGGAGCGGCCCCCGGGCGTGCGTGAGGCTCGTCGCATGACACAGCGCAAGCGAAGCAGAAGCATCCGCAACGCCGCCATCGTCGGCGTGTCCACCGCCCTCCTCGGCGTCACCGCACCGGTGACCGCCTCCGCGGCGGGCGGGAGTGCGCCCGAAGCCCTCACCTGGTCCGCCTGTGAGGGCACCGGTCTCGACCCCCGGCAGGAGTGCGCCACCCTGGACGTACCGATGGACTACGCCGATCCGGACGGCCCCCGCGTCGAGATGGCCGTCTCGCGCATACCCGCCGAAAGGCCGGGCGTCCGGCGCGGGACCCTGCTCCTCATCGCCGGCGGGCCGGGCGGCTCGAGCCTCAACGACCCCTCGGGGAAGGGGCAGAAGCTGCCCGAGGAGGTCCGCGACGCCTACGACCTCGTCGGGTTCGCACCGCGCGGGCTCGCCCCGTCCACCCCCGTCGACTGCGGGCTGGAGCACGGCGACCTCGCCACCTCGAAGCTCCGCCCCTGGCCCGCCCCCGACGGCTCGGTCGACGGGAACCTCGTCACCGCCCGGCGGATGGCCGACGCGTGTGCGCGCAACGGCGGTGAGCTGATCAATCACCTCAGCACCGCCAACGAGGCCCGTGACATCGACCGCCTCCGGGCCGCGCTCGGGGAGCGGAGGATCTCCGCGTGGGGCGTGTCGTACGGGACGTACGTCGGCGCCGTGTACGGGCAGTTGTTCCCGCACCGCACCGACCGGATCGTGCTGGACAGCGTCGACAACCCCGACCCGGCCCGGGTCAACCGCGCCTGGCTCGCGGCCCACGAGCAGGGGGTCGAGGACACCTTCCCGCACTTCGCCGCCTGGGCGTCGAAGCCCGGCAACCCGGACCGTGTGGCCCGCCGGGCCGCCGATGTGCGGCCGTTGTTCCTGCGGCTGGCCGCCCGGCTGGACCGGGAGCCCATCCCGTGGCCCGGTGCCAATCCGGAGGAGCTGAACGGCAACGTGCTGCGCCAGACCATGCTGGAGACCTTCGCCTCCCCCAGCCGCTACCCGACTCTCGCCCGGCTGATGCGGGCCGCGGAGCAGGGCACCGTGCCGCCCGCGCCCGAGGCACCGCCCGCGGCCGTGCTGCAGAACGTCACCGCCGTGGGCGCCGGGACGCTCTGCAACGACGTGGCGTGGCCCTCGTCCCCGGGCGTGTACGAGAAGGGCGTCGCCGAGAGCCGCGCCAAGTACCCGCTCACCGCCGGTATGCCCCGCAACGCCATGCTCTGCGCGGCCTGGCCCACCGTGCCGCGTGAGGCGCCGGTGCGCATCACGGACCGCGGTCCGTCCAACGTCCTCCTGGTGCAGAACGAACGGGACGTCAACACCCCGCTCGCCGGGGCGGCACTCATGCGGGAGGCGCTCGGTCGGCGTGCGGTCATGGTCACCGTGAACTCCACCGGCCACGACGCCTACCTGGCCAACGGCAACGCCTGCGGGGACGCCGCGGTCTCCCGGTTCCTCGCGACGGGGCAGCGGCCGGACGCGGACGCCTACTGCCGCTGACCGGCCCGCTCAGGTCTGGTCGCCGCCCCCGGCCAGGCCGGCCCGGTACGCCAGGACCACCGCCTGGACGCGATCGCGAAGGTCCAGCTTGGTGAGGATGCGGGAGACGTAGGTCTTCACGGTCTCCGGGCTGATGAACATCTCGGCGGCGATCTCCGCGTTCGACAGACCCTCGCTGACCAGGAGGAGGACTTCGCGCTCGCGGCCGGTGAGGACCTTGAGGCGTTCGAGTTCGGGGGACGCGGGGGCGGCGGGGGGACGCAGGTGTTCGGCGTGGCGGCCGATGAGGGCGCGGGTGACCGCGGGGGACAGCAGGGACTCGCCGCGGGCGACGGTGCGGACCGCGTTGATCAGTTCGGGCGGTGCGGCGTCCTTCAGCAGGAAGCCGCTGGCTCCGGCCCGCAGGGCCTCGTACACGTACGTGTCGACGTTGAACGTGGTGACGATGAGGATCTTCGCGGGGCTGGGGGACGCGGGGCCGGCGAGCTGGCGCGTGGCCTCTATGCCGTCGACGAGGGGCATGCGGATGTCCATGACGACGACGTCCGGTTCCAGTTCCCGCGTGCAGCGGATCGCGGCCCGGCCGTCCGTGGCCTCGCCCACGACCTCCATGTCGGGCTGGGAGGAGAGGATCGTGACGAAGCCGGTGCGCACGAGGGCCTGGTCCTCGCAGATCAGCACCCTGATGGGAGCGGGTGGAACACTCACGCGGTACCTCCCGCGGGGATGCGCGCGTGCACGCGGAACCCGCCCTCCGGGCGGAAGCCCGCCGCGAACTCGCCGCCCAGCGCCTCCACCCGTTCCCGCAGCCCGGTCAGGCCCCGGCCTCCCGAGACGTGCGGGCCGCCGTCGCGGAGGGCGACGGACTCGGCGGTGCCGTCGCCCGCCCCGGCGGTGGTGACCTCGACCTCCGTCCAGTCCGGCGTGTGCGCGAGCCGTACCAGCGTCCGGCGGCCCGGGGCGTACTTCACGGCGTTCGTGAGGGATTCCTGCACGATGCGGTAGGCGGCGAGCCGGGCGCCCACCGCCGTGTCGGGCTGCCGGCCCTCCTCGATCAGTTCGACGGGCTGGCCGCCCGCCCGAATCTGCTCCACCAGATCGGGCACCAGGCCGGGCACCGGCGGCGCCGACCCCTCGGGCCGCGACTCACCGGTCGCCTCCAGCACGCCGAGGAGGAAGCGGAGTTCGGCCAGTGCGCGGCGGCCGCTGCCGTTGATGGCGTGGAGTGCGTCGTTGAGCCGGTCCGGCGACTGTGTGAGGTACTGGGCCGCGCCGGACTGCACGACCATGGCGGTCACATGATGGGTCACCACGTCGTGCAACTCCCTTGCCATACGACTGCGTTCCTCGGCGATGGCCACCTGCGCGGTCAGGCGTCGACGCGCGGCCTCCTGTCTCCGCTGCCTGCGGGCCAGGGCGCCCAGGCCCCACACCGTCACCAGGACCAGGTAGATGAGCAGGAAGTCGATCGGGCCGGTGGGCGAGCCCAGCAGGTGCAGGACGACACAGAACAGCACGCATCCGCCCGTGGCCGTCAGCGGCACGGTCTGCCGGAAGCGTTCCTGGTGGGCGCCCACGGAGTACAGCGCGATGTACAGGCCCAGGCTGCCGAAGGTCGTGGGGGCGCCGAGGGACTGGTGGACCGCGAACGACGCGCCCGTCATGGCGAGGCACGCGGCCGGCCACCGGGTGCGCACCGCGACCGGCAGGGTCTGCCCCAGAGTCAGCAGCACGCTCGCGACGGAGGCCTCCTGGACGGGCAGATCCCCGAACTGCGCCCCGATCAGCGACAACGGGGGCGTGAACGACAGGACCGTGAAGACGAGCGCGAACTCACGGTCCCTGACGACGGCGGGGCGTGCCTCCCACCACCGCCACAGCAGACGCAGCCGCGCGGTCGCGGCGGCCGGCAGGCTCGCGCGGGAGCCGGGGCCCGCCCCGGTCGGTGCCGCCGGACCCGCTGGTACACGAACTGCTTGGCCTTCCCTCATCGATCCATGATCGAGCAACTGTGCGGTCGAAGGGTAATCGGTACGCGGACCGGGCCGTGGGGGGCCGGTCCCCGGCAGGGCGCTCAGGCCCGGTCGACCATCCAGTTGCCGTCCTCCTCGTCGTCGACGCGCACCTCCAGTTCCCGCAGCCCCATGCCCGCGTCCCACAGTTCCCGGAAGCGTTTGAGCCGGTCGCGTACGTAGTCCTGGCGTGCGGTGAGCCGGGTGCGGACGTTGACGTCGCGCAGGTCCTGCTCGATCTCGAACGACACCTCCTCGTCGTAGAGGATGAAGTCGTTGGTGGTCCCGCGCTGGAGGTGCGGAGGCAGTTCGGGCAGGACCGCCGCGCGTACGTCGATGCGGCGCAGTTCCTGCTCCTCGCACAGCCGCAGCAGCCGGTCGTCGAGTTCGCGGGCGCTCTCCAGCAGGAACAGCCGGCGCACGGCGACGCCCTGTTCGTCGATCGCCGCCTGCTGGGCGTCGAGGTAGCGGCCGGCGGGCTCGCTGTTCCAGAACTGCCGGTCGACGGAGGTACTGGTGGCGAGGATGGACTGCTCGGCGGCCCGGGTGAGGGTGAGCATCCAGTCGTGGTTCTCGCCGGGGCACTCCGCGCTCAGGTTGGTGAGGTCCGCCATGTGGCCGACCACCCGGGACATCTCCAGGTGGACGAAGGTGTGGAGGAGGGAGGGGCCCGGCAGCAGGACGTCGGCGAAGCCCTTGGCCAGGTCGGGCACGCTGTCGATGCGGACCGGCACCAGCGGGTGCCCGGACTCGGCGGTCCGGTGGTCGACCTGGGTGACGTGGGTCTCGACCAGCTGCTTGACGTCCTCGGTGTGCCGGGTCAGGCCCGACTTCAGCTCGTCGTCGTACCGGTTCAGGCCGTCGCGTACGGCGGCGGTGTTCTCGGCGAGGGCGCTCTCCACCCGCCGGGTGTGCTGGTCCAGCCGCCGCTGTCCCGGCCGCGGGGCCAGGCCGAGGACGTACTGGACGGCCAGTACGGCGCCGGCGCAGAGCACGGCGGCCGCGAACTGCCGCAGTACGCCGGCGTCCGGGTCCAGGAGCGCCGTGACGCTCCAGAAGAGACCACCGGCGACCACGGCCACCAGCAGCCTGCGGGCCCAGGGGGACTCCCCCCTCGGGTCGAACGGGTTCGTCGTGCGTGCGCTGTCGTCGGGTCGGGGTGACTGTGCCGTGCTCATCTCGCTTCTCCCCCCGTTGGGATACGCGTCGGATCGGGGTGCGGGGATGTGCCTGCGGGTCGGATGCCTGGCCCCCGGGGATCAGGGGCCGCGGTCAGGGCGCTGGTTCCACCTCCCGGTGAGGTGCCGGTATGGCGTGCAGGGTGAGCTGGTCGCGGATGCGCTGCACCAGCGCCTGCCACTGCCGGGTGAATCCCGGCCGCTCCTCCAGCGGGTCCCACAGCGCCGCCAGTTCGGCGGCCACCCGGGCCCGCGGCATCCACAGGTGCAGCAGGTGGTCGACGGCCGGGCGCAGCGTCCGCACGACGGCGCCCGTGTCCTGCGCCGCCCCGGCGCCCAGGCGGAGGCCGTCGAGCATGTGGACGACGGTGGTGAGCAGCCAGTCGTGCAGGGCGAGGTCGTCGCAGAGCGCGGCGAGGTCGGCGTCCGCGGTGCCCTCGGGCACGCGCAGGCGTACGGTGCGCAGTTCGTCCTCGGCCAGGGTGAACCGCTCGATGGAGGGCCCCTCCCCCGCCCCGGCGGGCAGGGCCGCCCAGCGCAGCCGGGTGGGGCGGGACCGGAAGGGCGGGCGCTGGTCGAGCAGCGGGTGGCGCAGCAGACGGGTGAGCAGTCCGTCGGCGATCAGGCCGACGTCGAGGTCGCCGTGGCGCGGGCCGGCGAGCACACCCTGCGCGACCGCTTCGTACGGGAGCTTCCCGAGCGGTTCGACGACCCCGGGCCGCACCAGGTACTCGCCCCACGGCCGTCGCTGGTCGGGGCCGGTGGCGGGCAGCCGGCAGTGCGCCGAGGTCTGCAGGACGCGGCCCTCGGTGAGCGCCGCGTGCGCGGCGACGGTGCCGACGGCGCGGATCCGGGCGCCGTTGGCGCTCGGCAGGGGGCAGTCGACGCCGGTGAGGGTGTCGGGGGAACGCGCGTAGAGACCGGGGCGTTCGGAGAGCAGGACGCGTTCGTCGGCGCGCAGCCCGATGAGCTGGGCGGCGGAGCGGATGTCGAGGGCCTGCCGGGCGGGCAGCAGGCAGGTGCGGATCTCACCGCAGGCGAGTACAGCGGGCGGGGTGCTCTGCCGCTGCGCCATGTCAGGGCCCCGAGTAGTAGACGTAGGAGACGCGGTCGGCGACCGAGTCGGGGACGGGGACGCGTTCGCGACCGGAGCGTTCGACGACCTGGGCCAGCGCTCCGGGGTCGACCTCGATCTGGTCGAGGATCACGCGCACGGCGTGTTCGACGGGCAGGAAGCGGGTGGGCAGGACCGAACAGGTGCGGTAGGCGGAGAAGGGGTCGGCGCGGTCGTTGAGCCGCAGCAGGGACGGCAACTCGTCCCAGTCGTCCGGGAACCGGGCGGCGGTGTGCGGCTGGGGGACGAGAACGGCCTCGCCCCCGTTGCGCAGCGCTCCGAGACGGGCGAGCTGCCAGACGGCGGCGAGGAAGGGGCAGGACCAGGTGCGCTGCCCGTCGGCGTCGTCGCTCCACAGTTCGACGTCGAGGAACACGGAGTGGCGGCGGGCCGCGGTCTCCGTCGGCGGCTGCCAGGCGACGGCCCGCTTCATGGCCTGCGGGGCGCGGGCGACGGGGCTGCGTTCGCCGTTGGCGAGCCAGCCGGTCTGGGCGGCCGGCGGGCGCAGGCCGTAGCTCCCGGGCGGCGGTGACTCGACGATGCGTCCGGCGACCGCCTCGGCGACGGGCACCTTGCCGTTGACGGCGCAGCCGGACTCGCGGGCCAGGTAGTCGACGCTCAGCCCGGCCCGCTCGGCCTCCGCGAGCAGCATGGGGACGACCTCGGCGGGTGTGGAGAAGCGGCTGAAGTAGTCGTCGATGAGGAAGCAGGTGCTGATCCGGGCGCGTTTGCCGCCGGCCCGGGCGGTGGCGGCGGTGCGGGCCGCCTCCACCCAGGGGCGTACCTCGGCGAAGTGCGCGCGCAGCCGTTCGGGCCCGGCCTCGAAGTCCTCCATGTAGAGGTGGCCCAGTTCCAGGGAGAGGTGGGCCAGCGGCACCGACTGGGTGCGCGGCTCGGCGGCCGTCTCGCGGAACACTCCGTCGGTCACGGCCGCCCCCAGTGCGAGTCGTCGGTCAGGCGCCGGGCGATCTCCTCCAGCGCCTCCAGGGTCTCCTTGTTGGCGATCTGGGTGGAGAGCACGTCGTCCTCGGTGATCAACTGCTCGCGCCACTGGAGTATGGGCTCCAGCGGTACGACGCCGAGGACGACGCTGTCGCCGATGCGGTGCTCGGCGGCGAGCCGCCGCAGTGACTCGTCGCAGGCCTGCATCCAGGCGGCCTGCGCGGGCGAACCCTGGGACCACAGCGGGGACTCGGGGTCGGGTACGGCGGCCCGGACGAAGCGGATGGCGGCCCTCAGCGCGTCCTCGTCGTGGCCGCGCTCGACACCGCCGCCGATGATGCCGTGGGCCTTGTGGACGAGGCCCGAGGCGGCGATCACGTGCTGGCGGGTCCAGCGGTGGAAGACCAGCCAGCGGAAGGGGACGTTGCGCATCCGGGGGTGGGCGGTCGCCGCGAGGACCATGTCGACGGCGTAACTGCGCCCGGCGCTGAGGTCGACGAAGGTGACGTCGAACTCGGCGTTGAGCCGGAGCAGCAGGTCGATGCAGCGTTCCAGGGCCTCGTCGCCGATGGCGAACTCGCCGCCGCCCTGGTCGCCGGGGAAGAGCACCAGGCGGCCGGACTGGTTGGGGCGGGAGCGCAGCAGGGGGTGCTCGGTCTGCCGCCAGACGTCGACCCTGGCCGGCTCGGCCGTCTCGCCCTCCAGGTAGGAGTGCAGGCCGCGTTCCTCGGTGCCGCGCACGGCGCCGGGCACGTCGAAGACGGCGGGGGCGGTGGGCGAGCCGAAGTCGAAGTCCACGTAGGCGACGTGGTCGCCGGCGAGAGCACGCTGGTAGGCCAGGTTCGCGCTGGTCACCGAGCGTCCCGTGCCTCCTTTGTCGGAGGCGGCGAAGACGAGCACGCTCACACCTCCTGGGCGGCGGCGCCCCTGGCCTGGGCCAGGGTGTCGAGTTCCTGGAGCACGGGCAGGGCCAGTGCGAAGGCGGTCGCGGGCCGGTCGTCGACCAGGCTGCGGGCGTGGTCGAGGCGGCTTTCGATGCTCCGCATGGCGCGGGCCCTGCTTCCGTCGGGGGCGGCCGACGCCTCCAGCTGCTCCTTGCCGAACAGGTGGGTGGCCTCACTGAGCAGTTCGCGTGCCAGTTCGGCCAGTTCGGGGCTGCGGATGGGCTGTTGCTCGTACAGGTTGCGGGCGGCGACGAGGCATTCGGTGACGCGTTCGGTGATGCTCCAGGACAGGCGCGAGCCGACGTCGTGCGCGTCCGGGAAGACGGCCTGGACGTTGTCCCACAGGCCGGTGCCGGTCTCGTCGTCCAGGCGCCGTGACCACAGGTGTTCGAAGGTCTGCTCGGACAGGCGCAGCAGCCGGTCCTGCGCACCGATGTTCCGGGAGAGTTCGGCGAGCTGGATGCTGCGCTTGAGGAGCTGCGCCGAGAAGTCGGGCATCCGCCACAGCAGTTGCCCGCCGGAGCGCTCGGACCCGGCGAGGGGCATGGTGACGCCGGGGTTGTGCAGCCGGATGGTGGGGTCCCGTCTGGTCATGCGGCTGGTGATCCGGCCCCGGTCGGCGAGGCGTTC is a genomic window containing:
- a CDS encoding alpha/beta hydrolase yields the protein MTQRKRSRSIRNAAIVGVSTALLGVTAPVTASAAGGSAPEALTWSACEGTGLDPRQECATLDVPMDYADPDGPRVEMAVSRIPAERPGVRRGTLLLIAGGPGGSSLNDPSGKGQKLPEEVRDAYDLVGFAPRGLAPSTPVDCGLEHGDLATSKLRPWPAPDGSVDGNLVTARRMADACARNGGELINHLSTANEARDIDRLRAALGERRISAWGVSYGTYVGAVYGQLFPHRTDRIVLDSVDNPDPARVNRAWLAAHEQGVEDTFPHFAAWASKPGNPDRVARRAADVRPLFLRLAARLDREPIPWPGANPEELNGNVLRQTMLETFASPSRYPTLARLMRAAEQGTVPPAPEAPPAAVLQNVTAVGAGTLCNDVAWPSSPGVYEKGVAESRAKYPLTAGMPRNAMLCAAWPTVPREAPVRITDRGPSNVLLVQNERDVNTPLAGAALMREALGRRAVMVTVNSTGHDAYLANGNACGDAAVSRFLATGQRPDADAYCR
- a CDS encoding DUF397 domain-containing protein produces the protein MPVRDSRVNGGPVIVVGSAAWTEFVRTVGPLASLPVSCLHDPSKGRSADAPRRLRRWPCGPPLTRLAPARGRSERAARKTGDRRTPVPRAGHPVPGTRNAPAPRMHATPPQRPTASGQPAKTRRPSAGRQAATDSRPTVAGRPRAVASCEAREHRPPRDPSQKPRTKSRFCPRFSTGPPPPHTTNHPHRAADAEPTTHHPPTHPPAAAPTYPPTHPPGGRRPPTGWQTLSPPGVLARRGRAPHTGRPANRRRGPTYPGHPPSPGRPHASHPCWSEPSQG
- a CDS encoding response regulator, translated to MSVPPAPIRVLICEDQALVRTGFVTILSSQPDMEVVGEATDGRAAIRCTRELEPDVVVMDIRMPLVDGIEATRQLAGPASPSPAKILIVTTFNVDTYVYEALRAGASGFLLKDAAPPELINAVRTVARGESLLSPAVTRALIGRHAEHLRPPAAPASPELERLKVLTGREREVLLLVSEGLSNAEIAAEMFISPETVKTYVSRILTKLDLRDRVQAVVLAYRAGLAGGGDQT
- a CDS encoding HAD-IA family hydrolase, coding for MRMISAVLFDVDGVLLDSAAAHRRVWNSWALSRGLDAEKVWRLTFGRRPEDTVKDAAAHLDPAAERQSLDELLAKERDGILPVGGAVRLLRALSGRAWAIVTSGDRAFVEARFAATGLPLPAVRVYGSDVEQAKPAPDCFALAASRLGVDPSACVVVEDAPAGICAAVAAGCTVIGLTTTHTAVALSRAHMCAVSLDEVRELLLARGFLNTP
- a CDS encoding isoprenyl transferase, which codes for MAVRGILGRQRREYRTPEPHPSGARPPKLGELVPEHVAIVMDGNGRWAKERGLPRTEGHKVGAEQVMDVLQGGIEMGVGNISLYAFSTENWKRSPDEVRFLMNFNRDFIRKSRDTLDDLGVRVRWAGRMPKLWKSVAKELQVAQEQTKDNDRLTLYFCMNYGGRAEIADAAQALAEDVRAGRLDPSKVNEKTLAKYLYYPDMPDVDLFLRPSGEQRTSNYLLWQSAYAEMVFQDVLWPDFDRRDLWRACLEFASRDRRFGGAIPNEELLAMEGRSTQ
- the recO gene encoding DNA repair protein RecO, with product MSLFRDDGIVLRTQKLGEADRIITLLTRGHGRVRAVARGVRRTKSKFGARLEPFSHVDVQFFSKSSELVGRGLPLCTQSETIAPYGGGIVTDYPRYTAGTAMLETAERFTDHEGEPAVQQYLLLVGALRTLARGEHAPTLVLDAFLLRSLAVNGYAPTFGDCAKCGMPGPNRFFSVGSGGSVCVDCRVPGSVVPSPQALDLLGALLAGDWGTADACESRYVREGSGLVSAYLHWHLERGLRSLRYVEKS
- a CDS encoding Fur family transcriptional regulator produces the protein MTTAGPPVKGRSTRQRAAVSAALQEVEEFRSAQELHDMLKHKGDSVGLTTVYRTLQSLADAGEVDVLRTADGESVYRRCSTGDHHHHLVCRACGKAVEVEGPAVEKWAEAIAAEHGYVNVAHTVEIFGTCADCAGASGG
- a CDS encoding sensor histidine kinase translates to MREGQAVRVPAGPAAPTGAGPGSRASLPAAATARLRLLWRWWEARPAVVRDREFALVFTVLSFTPPLSLIGAQFGDLPVQEASVASVLLTLGQTLPVAVRTRWPAACLAMTGASFAVHQSLGAPTTFGSLGLYIALYSVGAHQERFRQTVPLTATGGCVLFCVVLHLLGSPTGPIDFLLIYLVLVTVWGLGALARRQRRQEAARRRLTAQVAIAEERSRMARELHDVVTHHVTAMVVQSGAAQYLTQSPDRLNDALHAINGSGRRALAELRFLLGVLEATGESRPEGSAPPVPGLVPDLVEQIRAGGQPVELIEEGRQPDTAVGARLAAYRIVQESLTNAVKYAPGRRTLVRLAHTPDWTEVEVTTAGAGDGTAESVALRDGGPHVSGGRGLTGLRERVEALGGEFAAGFRPEGGFRVHARIPAGGTA